AGTTGACTTTGGCGGAGCAAATTTCGCCGAGGCGATCATGGACTTCGTGAAGCTGGAAGGAGTGATCACGGCTTGCCCGGGATGGCAGATAGGGGACCCGTACTGCTCAAACTTTCAGGCAGCAAGTCTACGGAGTGCGAAGATTGCTGGGATTTTATGGGGTATTAGTCTTCACAAAGCTATTCTTGAATTTGCGGATTTGAGAGGTTCGAGTCTGTTGGATGTAGACTTAAGTGACGCCTACTTACAAGCAGCCAAGCTAAGCCATTCGTCCTTTATTGACGTGAACTTCACAGCAGCAGATCTAAGAAGCGTCGACCTCGAAGGATCGTTATTGACGAGAGTCAATTTCTCTCGCGCCAAATTCCAGCCCTGGAATGTTAGCGACTCTATGCTAATTAGTTCAGAAGGCCTATCCACTATAGAATTTGACGATCCTAGGAATCTGGTGAAACTACGAAACCGGTCGAAGGAGTTTGGACTGCGCAACGAACAGAAAGCGTTAACGGCAGCCTTGAGAAAGTTCGCAACAGACAAAGACACGCCCTTTGAACGTTTTCTTCAAGCATGGATCTTTGGGGGCTGGATAACAGATTATGGAGCGAAACCCATACACAGCATTGTTGGACTGATTATTCTAACTCCGATTTTTGGCGTATTTTATTACATTGGTCTCCTGCGGAATTCTCTTTCAAGCAATATATGGAAAATATGGCGTACCGAAAACGTTAATGGCATCGCCAATAGGTCATTAAGAATAACGGAAGGTTTAGGAGAACCTAGCGGACAATACTTTTTGCTTTTCTGTTGGAGCTGTTATTTTAGTTTGTTGTCAGCATTCCATATCGGTTGGCGAGACTTGAATGTCGGCTCATGGATTTCCAGATTGCAATTTGACGATTACACGTTACGTGCAACGGGTTGGATCCGCGCTGTTTCAGGAGTGCAGTCCCTTATCAGCGTTTATCTGCTTGCACTCTGGCTCCTGACACATTTTGGATCTCCGTTTGAGTGAGTGCTTCACAACCTATTCTCAGTATCCCTACAAAAGTAATCGCTCCCTCTTGAATGGCCCCGGTCTCCAGTATGTTGGAGATGGCCAACTCTTCGAGCGACATGCTGTCACGTTTGGGGACGGTCGTTACTCATAATTCCTTCATGCGAGCGCTCCGATGTATTTACTGAAACCATAATAAGGGGTCGGATACCCTTGGTGACATCTTGACACGACGGATCGCTTGCACTCGTGTTTCAACGATGGGGATCAGAGTCTCTAGGACCGAGACTTTTCATAGCCCTCCTGGATTACATCTCCGCCACATTCTGTTCGTTCACGAACACATGGATCACGAAAGCACTTTGTGCGCCATGCGCAGTTTAAGCGCAAAGCCAGTAATTCCCACAATCTGAGCGAAGTGTTTCAAAGTGGGACGGCGTGCATCTGTATCTGAACGGATAACAGATGGATCGGATTGGATTCAGGGGATGTTAGAGGATTAGGACAAATCAAGGGTTCCCGGATCCCTGAGCTGCTTCTGGCAACTGTCAGCCGGCTTTCGCTCGCTGATCTTCCCGCTCAGGTAACGTCGCGATGACTGAGCGAAGGAATGTATTGACGGCATCTGAAGAACGAAAAACTGAGGCGGCATCCGGATCGAGGATGACCGCGATGGCGCCTTGCTTCAGGCGAGACATAAACCGGTTCGGTTTCGCCTTCGCATAGTTGAAGCGGTATTCGGCCCGCATCTCATCCGTGGATCTGCGTTGGCGTTAATGAGGGATGGGTTTCTTCATAATCTTGCCGTTCCAGTTTGGTGGCCTTTCGGGCGCCGCTTGGCCGTCGGGCTTTGAAAGGAAGCGTTCAGCTATGCGGCCAACTTGACTGCCACAGTCAGACCGGCCTTGGCGCAGAGGCCCACCAGGTAGTCGAGGGAAAGCTTGTCCACCTTGTTACACGCGATCTCGGAGATGCGCGGTTGAACCACCCCAAGGCATTTGGCCGCCTGTGCCTGGGTCAATCCTTCCCGAGTCATCCACTTGCGTAATGCCTCCGCAATCTCGCAGCGCAGCAGCATATCAGATGGATCAACTTGGCATGACACGCAAAAACCTTGAGGCACTACTCATCGGGTGCGCACAGGTGTCGAAAATTCTGACCAAGAATCGAAGCTTATCCTTGGAGATGATCAGTCGTCTGGATAGAAATTACGTATATCGCTCGAAAGCCCCATGAGAAGCGGCCGTCGCCCAAATGTGTCTTTCCGTATTCACCAAGAACCGTTCGCGGGCTGCGGTCGGCCTGCACGCCGTTTGTTAGACATCTTCCTCTCTACTAGTGGTCGCCAAGAATTCGGATGCCGTCCCTATGACTATCCCACGAAATGGATTTAACGACAGTAAGTCGTTGTCCCCGCTGATCAGATAGGCAGCCCCTCCACTGACTGCC
This region of Nitrospira sp. genomic DNA includes:
- a CDS encoding pentapeptide repeat-containing protein; the protein is MILVVLATLVLVQTIALIAHLWPKLGNRLPFSRPNCDDQYDGQYKGGTKPSDSAIKQMLEKHSHWLQIYSTKELRLTTEALQDSRRANLCGADLSALPAGIFKRADLTGANLTLANFSRVNLSGAILDEVDFGGANFAEAIMDFVKLEGVITACPGWQIGDPYCSNFQAASLRSAKIAGILWGISLHKAILEFADLRGSSLLDVDLSDAYLQAAKLSHSSFIDVNFTAADLRSVDLEGSLLTRVNFSRAKFQPWNVSDSMLISSEGLSTIEFDDPRNLVKLRNRSKEFGLRNEQKALTAALRKFATDKDTPFERFLQAWIFGGWITDYGAKPIHSIVGLIILTPIFGVFYYIGLLRNSLSSNIWKIWRTENVNGIANRSLRITEGLGEPSGQYFLLFCWSCYFSLLSAFHIGWRDLNVGSWISRLQFDDYTLRATGWIRAVSGVQSLISVYLLALWLLTHFGSPFE
- a CDS encoding XRE family transcriptional regulator, whose protein sequence is MSCQVDPSDMLLRCEIAEALRKWMTREGLTQAQAAKCLGVVQPRISEIACNKVDKLSLDYLVGLCAKAGLTVAVKLAA